One segment of Sandaracinaceae bacterium DNA contains the following:
- a CDS encoding prepilin-type N-terminal cleavage/methylation domain-containing protein codes for MNRPTTDRARSRRAGFTLIEMMVALAAGGLVIAAVFTLGGASARHFQEQQRVGVTQRSVRMAMERLRRDIARAGYMHVPSTNSPFVRTCPVPVAPGNLPAVAFTDDDPTGNGALLNRGVNRVSADRLRLTGNYVTDDAYLVRTVNANGSAVFLQTDWLAFQRAFTSDDGTGSRRVDTARFQEVFAAGRMLHIETRTGTHFFVTITSATLNGLGNMAQVNINPALGVDNPCLEGLGRGALVSPVTTVEYGIVPAAGVLVPNNQNVTGANTVLQRQELDPATLAPIPGTQRAVLEWAVDFNLDFVLDTNPTPGNPPNLVQRTGTVAAPTVAGQPWQVRSIIASLAARTPEQDRRFPWPTSWGAARPVGQPLNRFRVFTDRQGAARVRQLTTEVQMPNLVPRR; via the coding sequence ATGAACCGCCCCACCACAGATCGAGCTCGCTCCCGTCGCGCCGGCTTCACGCTGATCGAGATGATGGTCGCGCTCGCGGCCGGCGGGCTGGTCATCGCCGCGGTGTTCACGCTCGGCGGGGCCAGCGCGCGGCACTTCCAGGAGCAGCAGCGGGTCGGCGTCACGCAGCGCTCGGTCCGCATGGCCATGGAGCGGCTGCGCCGTGACATCGCGCGCGCCGGCTACATGCACGTGCCGTCCACCAACTCGCCCTTCGTGCGCACCTGCCCCGTGCCCGTCGCGCCCGGCAACCTGCCGGCGGTGGCCTTCACCGACGACGACCCCACGGGCAACGGGGCGCTCCTCAATCGCGGGGTGAACCGGGTGAGCGCGGACCGGCTGCGGCTCACCGGCAACTACGTGACCGACGACGCCTACCTGGTGCGCACGGTCAACGCGAACGGCTCGGCGGTGTTCCTGCAGACGGACTGGCTCGCGTTCCAGCGGGCGTTCACGTCGGACGACGGGACGGGCTCGCGCCGCGTCGACACGGCGCGCTTCCAGGAGGTGTTCGCGGCCGGCCGCATGCTCCACATCGAGACGCGGACCGGGACGCACTTCTTCGTCACCATCACCAGCGCCACGCTCAACGGCCTCGGCAACATGGCGCAGGTCAACATCAACCCCGCGCTCGGCGTCGACAACCCGTGCCTCGAGGGGCTCGGCCGCGGCGCGCTGGTCAGCCCGGTGACGACGGTCGAGTACGGCATCGTGCCCGCCGCGGGCGTGCTCGTGCCGAACAACCAGAACGTGACCGGCGCCAACACGGTGCTGCAGCGCCAGGAGCTGGACCCGGCGACGCTCGCGCCGATCCCGGGGACGCAGCGCGCGGTGCTCGAGTGGGCGGTCGACTTCAACCTCGACTTCGTCCTCGACACGAACCCGACGCCCGGCAACCCGCCGAACCTGGTGCAGCGGACGGGCACGGTCGCGGCGCCGACGGTGGCGGGCCAGCCGTGGCAGGTCCGGAGCATCATCGCGTCGCTCGCGGCCCGCACGCCCGAGCAGGATCGTCGCTTCCCGTGGCCGACGTCGTGGGGCGCCGCGCGCCCCGTCGGTCAGCCGCTCAATCGGTTCCGCGTCTTCACGGACCGCCAGGGCGCGGCGCGCGTCCGACAGCTCACGACCGAAGTTCAGATGCCCAAC